From the genome of Deinococcus sp. JMULE3, one region includes:
- a CDS encoding putative bifunctional diguanylate cyclase/phosphodiesterase has protein sequence MTNHDSSAPILPHPELWPEVDRLNDAADATLMTSMQQAQALARQALALAVQSGYESGEARARMLCGYGLYYLSEYPEALALFEQSEAQAARIGALTTQTRAVNGQAITLVTLGRYGAGMDRHLHGLKLGQAAGDRVAQARSLNNIGNLYLDLRDYDTALTYHRDALALARESGNDLVGSSASVNVALDFHYLERFEEALTLNRETLAVAQERGYRQHEFLLRANMAANLLGLRRAAEARAEAELALMGSDELGDRENLCDALVLQGRALRALDDPQARAVLERAAALADELGASVRQIEAHGELSALLEAHGDPAGALRHARLAADLDRAALTEVLRRRTEVTAAQIKLEQLSHRAEQERQRSAELSTANVALLEAQAQLAHQARHDALTGLINRAAFEAELQRAVQEAAPVGVLFIDLDHFKQVNDTLGHDMGDLLLVEVADRLCRVVRDGDLVARQGGDEFTVLLRGVRSHEEAELAAGRLLRSLSAPVVLGGREWTVTASIGVAVFPDDGADVRTLQKNADLAMYEAKQDRHAVRRFHAQLSAAALERVELEQALRVALDREEFCLHYQPIVDAATGEVRALEALVRWRHPQWGLVPPGRFIPLIENTDLIVPLGAWVLREAARQLRDWRPEHPELRVSVNVAPRQLAQPDFAEVVQGALDEFGLDPQALILEVTEGAVLGQDGEAHVSRVAELGLPLALDDFGTGYSSISRLHRLPARWLKIDRSLIQDQDAPPPARSSRPIVRALITFAHEAGVQVVAEGVERPEQWRDLREWGCDLIQGYFVSRPAAPEALVWGPFGPGSG, from the coding sequence GTGACGAACCACGACAGCTCTGCACCGATCCTGCCTCACCCCGAGCTCTGGCCGGAGGTGGACCGCCTGAACGACGCGGCCGACGCCACGCTGATGACCTCCATGCAGCAGGCGCAGGCGCTGGCCCGTCAGGCGCTGGCGCTGGCGGTGCAGTCGGGGTACGAGTCGGGGGAGGCCCGCGCGCGGATGCTGTGCGGGTACGGCCTGTACTACCTGTCCGAGTACCCCGAGGCGCTGGCGCTGTTCGAGCAGAGCGAGGCGCAGGCCGCGCGGATCGGGGCGCTGACCACGCAGACCCGCGCCGTGAACGGGCAGGCGATCACGCTGGTCACCCTGGGCCGTTACGGGGCGGGCATGGACCGGCACCTGCACGGCCTGAAGCTGGGTCAGGCCGCTGGGGACCGGGTGGCGCAGGCGCGGTCGCTGAACAACATCGGGAACCTGTACCTGGACCTGCGGGACTACGACACGGCCCTGACCTACCACCGGGACGCGCTGGCCCTGGCGCGCGAGAGCGGGAATGACCTGGTGGGGTCCAGCGCGTCGGTGAACGTGGCGCTGGACTTCCATTACCTGGAGCGCTTCGAGGAGGCCCTGACGCTCAACCGCGAGACGCTGGCGGTCGCGCAGGAACGCGGGTACCGGCAGCACGAGTTCCTGCTGCGGGCGAACATGGCCGCGAACCTGCTGGGTCTGCGCCGCGCGGCCGAGGCGCGCGCCGAGGCCGAACTGGCCCTGATGGGCAGTGACGAGCTGGGGGACCGCGAGAACCTGTGTGACGCGCTGGTCCTGCAGGGCCGGGCGCTGCGGGCGCTGGACGATCCGCAGGCCCGCGCGGTGCTGGAACGCGCCGCCGCCCTGGCGGACGAACTGGGCGCGAGCGTCCGGCAGATTGAGGCGCACGGGGAACTCTCGGCGCTGCTGGAGGCGCACGGGGACCCGGCGGGCGCGCTGCGGCACGCGCGGCTCGCGGCGGACCTGGACCGCGCGGCCCTGACCGAGGTGCTGCGGCGCCGCACGGAGGTCACGGCCGCGCAGATCAAACTGGAGCAGCTGTCGCACCGGGCCGAGCAGGAACGGCAGCGCAGCGCCGAGCTGAGCACCGCGAACGTGGCGCTGCTGGAGGCGCAGGCGCAGCTGGCGCATCAGGCGCGGCACGACGCGCTGACGGGCCTGATCAACCGCGCGGCGTTCGAGGCCGAACTGCAGCGCGCGGTGCAGGAGGCCGCGCCGGTGGGCGTGCTGTTCATCGACCTGGATCACTTCAAGCAGGTGAACGACACGCTGGGGCACGACATGGGGGACCTGCTGCTCGTGGAGGTCGCGGATCGCCTGTGCCGGGTGGTGCGCGACGGGGACCTCGTGGCGCGGCAGGGCGGGGACGAGTTCACGGTGCTGCTGCGCGGCGTGCGCTCGCACGAGGAGGCCGAACTGGCCGCCGGGCGGCTGCTGCGGTCGCTGTCGGCGCCGGTGGTGCTGGGCGGGCGCGAGTGGACGGTCACGGCGTCCATCGGGGTGGCGGTGTTTCCGGACGACGGCGCGGACGTGCGGACCCTGCAGAAGAACGCGGACCTCGCGATGTACGAGGCCAAGCAGGACCGGCACGCGGTGCGCCGCTTTCACGCGCAGCTGAGTGCGGCGGCGCTGGAACGCGTGGAACTGGAGCAGGCGCTGCGGGTCGCGCTGGACCGCGAGGAGTTCTGCCTGCACTACCAGCCGATCGTGGACGCCGCGACCGGCGAGGTCCGGGCGCTGGAGGCGCTGGTGCGCTGGCGGCATCCGCAGTGGGGGCTGGTCCCGCCCGGGCGGTTCATTCCGCTGATCGAGAACACGGACCTGATCGTGCCGCTGGGCGCGTGGGTGCTGCGCGAGGCCGCCCGGCAGCTGCGGGACTGGCGCCCCGAGCACCCGGAGTTGCGGGTGTCAGTGAACGTCGCGCCGCGTCAGCTGGCCCAGCCGGACTTCGCGGAGGTGGTGCAGGGGGCGCTGGACGAGTTCGGGCTGGACCCGCAGGCCCTGATCCTGGAGGTCACCGAGGGCGCGGTGCTCGGCCAGGACGGCGAGGCGCACGTCTCGCGCGTGGCGGAACTGGGATTGCCGCTGGCACTGGACGATTTCGGCACCGGGTACTCCAGCATCAGTCGCCTGCACCGCCTCCCGGCCCGCTGGCTGAAGATCGACCGGTCCCTGATCCAGGATCAGGACGCTCCGCCGCCCGCGCGTTCGTCCCGGCCGATCGTGCGGGCCCTGATCACCTTCGCGCATGAGGCCGGGGTGCAGGTCGTCGCCGAGGGCGTCGAGCGGCCCGAGCAGTGGCGGGACCTGCGCGAGTGGGGCTGCGACCTGATCCAGGGGTACTTCGTGTCCCGCCCGGCCGCGCCGGAGGCGCTGGTGTGGGGTCCGTTCGGGCCTGGGTCAGGGTAG
- a CDS encoding epimerase — MSERLVVAGGSGFLGRAVARHFTALGWEVVILSRSHPAAPTPGRWVAWDALRQGEWVRELDGAAALINLAGRTVNCRYSAANMLEIYTSRLDSTRALGRALVSVDRPPRVWLNSSTATVYRDARDRPQDEPGGELGTGFRVDVARRWEAALMEEALPHTRRVALRTAMVYGVGAGGIMETTDRVVRLGAAGAMAGGGQMVSWLHERDFCRAAQFLIEGSLSGPVNVTAPQPLPNAAFLRAYRHAWGVPFGVPSTAALIGLGAAVMNSEAELLLKSRWVVPTRLLDAGFTFEHPAWPAAIRDLVAQARREWHAGR; from the coding sequence ATGTCGGAACGCTTGGTGGTCGCGGGTGGCAGCGGGTTCCTGGGTCGGGCGGTGGCGCGGCACTTCACGGCGCTCGGGTGGGAGGTCGTGATCCTGTCGCGGTCCCACCCGGCCGCGCCGACGCCGGGGCGCTGGGTGGCGTGGGACGCGCTGCGGCAGGGCGAGTGGGTGCGGGAACTGGACGGCGCCGCAGCCCTGATCAACCTCGCGGGGCGCACCGTGAACTGCCGCTACAGCGCGGCGAACATGCTGGAGATCTACACGTCCCGCCTGGACAGCACCCGCGCGCTGGGCCGCGCCCTGGTCAGCGTGGACCGCCCGCCGCGCGTGTGGCTGAACAGTTCCACCGCGACCGTCTACCGGGACGCCCGCGACCGCCCGCAGGACGAGCCGGGCGGGGAGCTGGGCACTGGCTTCAGGGTGGATGTCGCCCGCCGCTGGGAGGCCGCGCTGATGGAGGAAGCCCTGCCGCACACTCGGCGCGTGGCGCTACGCACCGCGATGGTGTACGGCGTGGGCGCCGGGGGCATCATGGAGACGACCGACCGCGTGGTGCGGCTGGGTGCGGCGGGCGCCATGGCCGGTGGGGGGCAGATGGTGTCCTGGCTTCACGAGCGGGACTTCTGCCGCGCCGCGCAGTTCCTGATCGAGGGTTCACTCTCCGGGCCGGTGAACGTCACCGCGCCGCAACCCCTCCCGAACGCCGCGTTCCTGCGCGCGTACCGCCACGCGTGGGGCGTGCCCTTCGGCGTGCCGTCCACCGCCGCGCTGATCGGCCTGGGCGCCGCCGTGATGAACTCAGAGGCGGAACTGCTCCTCAAGAGCCGCTGGGTGGTGCCCACGCGCCTGCTGGACGCGGGTTTCACGTTCGAGCACCCCGCTTGGCCCGCCGCGATCCGGGATCTGGTGGCGCAGGCCCGCCGCGAGTGGCACGCCGGGCGCTGA
- a CDS encoding VWA domain-containing protein, which yields MTDERTRRWRLVLGGGDADGLAAQEGTEVPLTLEDRRMDAALAGLYDPPEGERRGGLGGSAPRVARWLADLREFFPSDVVRVMQADAIERLNLQQLLFEPEMLDGVEPDVHLVATLVSLKGVMPPSARDAARAVVRRVVDDLTRRLEEPTRAAVTGSLSRAQRTRRPKAAEIDWPGTIRANLRTYRPELGTLVPERLVGHGRRRRSLRDVVLCVDQSGSMAGSVVYAGVFGAVLASLPALSTRVVAFDTAVADLTEHLGDPVELLYGLQLGGGTDINRALAYCQGVIERPEQTVLVLLSDLFEGGNEREMLARARALRESGVLVVALLALSDDGAPSFDHGVARALAGLDIPAFACTPAHFPGLLAAALRGDDPGAWAGDQGLVVRGSGVG from the coding sequence ATGACGGATGAACGCACGCGCCGCTGGCGGCTGGTGCTGGGCGGCGGGGACGCCGACGGGCTGGCCGCGCAGGAGGGGACCGAGGTGCCCCTCACGCTGGAGGACCGCCGGATGGACGCCGCGCTGGCCGGACTGTACGACCCGCCCGAGGGCGAGCGGCGGGGTGGGCTGGGGGGGAGTGCGCCGCGCGTGGCGCGCTGGCTGGCGGACCTGCGCGAGTTCTTCCCGTCGGACGTGGTCCGGGTGATGCAGGCGGACGCGATCGAGCGCCTGAACCTCCAGCAGCTGCTGTTCGAGCCGGAGATGCTGGACGGCGTGGAGCCGGACGTGCATCTGGTGGCGACACTGGTGTCGCTCAAGGGCGTGATGCCGCCGTCGGCGCGGGACGCGGCCCGCGCGGTGGTGCGGCGCGTGGTGGACGACCTGACGCGCCGCCTGGAGGAACCGACCCGCGCGGCCGTCACCGGCAGCCTCAGCCGCGCGCAGCGCACCCGCCGCCCGAAGGCCGCCGAGATCGACTGGCCCGGCACGATCCGCGCGAACCTGCGCACGTACCGGCCGGAACTGGGCACCCTCGTGCCCGAGCGGCTGGTCGGGCACGGGCGGCGGCGGCGCAGCCTGCGGGACGTGGTGCTGTGCGTGGACCAGTCGGGCAGCATGGCGGGCAGCGTCGTGTACGCCGGGGTGTTCGGCGCGGTCCTGGCGAGCCTCCCGGCGCTGAGCACGCGCGTGGTGGCGTTCGACACGGCGGTCGCGGACCTGACCGAGCACCTGGGCGACCCGGTGGAGCTGCTGTACGGCCTGCAACTGGGCGGCGGGACGGACATCAACCGGGCGCTGGCGTACTGCCAGGGCGTGATCGAGCGGCCCGAGCAGACGGTCCTCGTGCTGCTCAGCGACCTGTTCGAGGGCGGCAACGAACGCGAGATGCTCGCCCGGGCCCGCGCGCTGCGCGAGAGTGGCGTGCTGGTCGTGGCGCTGCTGGCCCTGTCGGACGACGGCGCGCCCAGCTTCGATCATGGCGTGGCGCGCGCCCTGGCGGGTCTGGACATCCCAGCATTCGCGTGCACGCCCGCGCACTTCCCTGGGCTGCTGGCCGCCGCGCTGCGCGGGGACGACCCGGGCGCGTGGGCGGGCGATCAGGGACTTGTGGTCCGGGGGAGCGGCGTAGGGTAA
- a CDS encoding DUF5682 family protein: MEHPVLISIFPIRHHGPGSARSLELALQELQPDIVLVEGPSDAGSVLSFLADGALKPPVALLGYVNDDPARAAFWPFAVFSPEFVALRWAARAGAAARFVDLPAGVVLAGERDGEEDDLHSDPLGVLAQAAGFADFERWWESLVEARLSPSPLVGEGGVGGPPGEAAFDVFAAVNEAMRAVRADALEPVGREAQREAFMRQGIRAALKEGFARVAVVCGAWHAPALDVTAFPVKADAALLKGLPKAKVTLTWVPWTHGRLSVASGYGAGVRSPGYYEHLFTSRGAVAERWFARVARLLRAERLEASSASVIEATRLANALAALRGRALPGLEELNEAALSVFGWDGDLPLRLIEERLVVGEALGAVPDGVPTVPLARDVARQQKSLRLKVLPEKLDLELDLRSDNDLARSVLFHRLNLLGVPWAKPRGSGGLGTFREGWQLRWRPEFSVRLVEASRLGQTVRDAATVSALESARGAGTLAELTGLLEVLRLADLPGALPVTLAALDERSALGADVPDVLRALPPLARLARYGDVRGRGAAVAGGGEVAPLETFRALLTRAAVGLPLAGVGLGEEAAAGLRDAVRGADAAVRLLDDPDVTAEWRAALRRAADREDAHPLLLGDALRRLRDAGVLDAAQVEARLGLALSDPSPLAVTAWLDGFLGDTGALLVHDAGLLALVDGWLSALDAEVFQSVLPLLRRVFARFEAPERRAIGEAVRGGTPASRLAPVAVDDARAARVIPVVLSLLGVGHDG; the protein is encoded by the coding sequence TTGGAGCATCCGGTTTTGATCTCCATTTTCCCTATCCGTCATCACGGTCCTGGTTCGGCGCGGTCGCTTGAGCTGGCGCTTCAGGAACTTCAGCCGGACATCGTGTTGGTGGAGGGGCCGTCGGATGCGGGTTCGGTGTTGTCGTTCCTGGCGGATGGGGCGCTGAAACCGCCGGTGGCGCTGCTGGGGTACGTGAATGATGATCCGGCGCGCGCGGCGTTCTGGCCGTTTGCGGTGTTCAGTCCGGAGTTCGTGGCGTTGCGGTGGGCGGCGCGGGCGGGGGCGGCGGCGCGGTTCGTGGATCTTCCGGCGGGGGTGGTGCTGGCCGGGGAGCGGGACGGGGAAGAGGATGATCTGCACAGCGATCCGCTGGGGGTGCTGGCGCAGGCGGCGGGTTTCGCGGATTTCGAGCGGTGGTGGGAGTCGCTGGTGGAGGCTCGTCTTTCTCCCTCCCCCCTGGTGGGGGAGGGTGGGGTGGGGGGGCCGCCGGGTGAGGCGGCGTTTGATGTGTTCGCGGCGGTGAACGAGGCGATGCGGGCGGTGCGGGCGGACGCGCTGGAGCCGGTGGGTCGGGAGGCGCAGCGGGAGGCGTTCATGCGGCAGGGGATCCGCGCGGCGCTGAAGGAGGGCTTCGCGCGGGTGGCGGTGGTGTGCGGGGCGTGGCATGCGCCCGCGCTGGACGTGACGGCGTTCCCGGTGAAGGCGGACGCGGCGCTCCTGAAGGGCCTGCCGAAGGCGAAGGTGACGCTGACGTGGGTGCCGTGGACGCATGGTCGCCTGAGCGTGGCGAGCGGGTACGGGGCGGGCGTGCGCTCGCCCGGGTACTACGAGCATCTGTTCACGTCGCGCGGCGCGGTCGCGGAGCGGTGGTTCGCGCGGGTGGCGCGGCTGCTGCGCGCGGAGCGGCTGGAGGCGAGCAGCGCGTCGGTGATCGAGGCGACGCGGCTGGCGAACGCGCTGGCGGCGTTGCGGGGCCGGGCGTTGCCGGGCCTGGAGGAGTTGAACGAGGCGGCGCTGAGCGTGTTCGGCTGGGACGGGGACCTGCCGCTGCGGCTGATCGAGGAGCGGCTGGTGGTCGGGGAGGCGCTGGGCGCGGTGCCGGACGGGGTGCCGACGGTGCCGCTGGCGCGGGACGTGGCGCGGCAGCAGAAGAGCCTCCGGTTGAAGGTGCTGCCGGAGAAGCTGGATCTGGAGCTGGATCTGCGTTCGGACAATGATCTGGCGCGCAGCGTGTTGTTTCACCGCCTGAACCTGCTGGGTGTGCCGTGGGCGAAACCGCGTGGGTCGGGTGGGCTGGGCACGTTTCGTGAGGGGTGGCAGTTGCGCTGGCGGCCGGAGTTCAGCGTGCGGCTGGTCGAGGCGAGTCGGCTGGGGCAGACGGTGCGGGACGCGGCGACGGTGTCCGCGCTGGAGTCCGCGCGGGGCGCAGGGACGCTGGCGGAACTGACGGGTCTGCTGGAGGTGCTGCGCCTCGCGGACCTGCCGGGTGCGTTGCCGGTGACGCTCGCGGCGCTGGATGAGCGGTCGGCGCTGGGCGCGGACGTGCCGGACGTGCTGCGGGCGCTGCCGCCCCTGGCGCGACTGGCGCGGTACGGGGACGTGCGTGGGCGTGGCGCGGCGGTCGCGGGTGGGGGAGAGGTGGCGCCGCTGGAGACGTTCCGGGCGCTGCTGACCCGCGCGGCGGTGGGGCTGCCGCTGGCCGGGGTGGGCCTGGGGGAAGAGGCGGCCGCCGGGCTGCGGGACGCGGTGCGCGGGGCGGACGCGGCGGTGCGCCTGCTGGACGACCCGGACGTGACGGCGGAGTGGCGCGCGGCCCTGCGCCGGGCGGCGGACCGGGAGGACGCGCATCCGCTGCTGCTGGGGGACGCGCTGCGCCGCCTGCGGGACGCGGGCGTGCTGGACGCCGCTCAGGTCGAAGCGCGGCTGGGACTGGCCCTGAGTGACCCGTCGCCGCTGGCGGTCACCGCGTGGCTGGACGGCTTCCTGGGGGACACCGGTGCGCTGCTCGTGCACGACGCGGGTCTGCTGGCGCTGGTGGACGGCTGGCTGTCGGCCCTGGATGCGGAGGTGTTCCAGAGTGTGCTGCCGCTGCTGCGGCGGGTGTTCGCGCGCTTCGAAGCGCCGGAGCGCCGCGCGATCGGCGAGGCGGTGCGCGGGGGGACGCCCGCGTCGCGTCTCGCGCCGGTCGCGGTGGATGACGCGCGGGCGGCGCGGGTCATCCCGGTCGTGCTGAGCCTGCTGGGGGTGGGTCATGACGGATGA
- a CDS encoding DUF5691 domain-containing protein, producing the protein MNGALLHEWLTLCDTHGYRVPALHLPRLLTLATQDRSLRLPLARVLGERGRWLAHHADIPALAHADAPDEPIWAAMSDTDRDTLHRVLRALNPDAARHLLRAHFDTERAASRKRLLSAVLDTLSHDDHTLEPLLEGALDDRSPDVQTLARQTLQRLPHSTLNARLAEALHDPNVIPGPRDGLRNGAGRLERLSHVLRHAHPAALLHATPGGPTALITLARDYHLLDDLIAGTLTHRHQPLAQALLAHAPTPALRALSDPARTLQSGLHDRDPDLILAALAHHPTPLTPDDSHAILTLLQDTLRHIDHPYQWPQRWRTLHDHAHHLHPTPRPPHPCHPTPPTTPRVSGTT; encoded by the coding sequence CTGAACGGCGCGCTGCTGCACGAGTGGCTGACCCTGTGCGACACGCACGGCTACCGCGTCCCAGCGCTGCACCTGCCGCGCCTGCTGACCCTCGCCACGCAGGACCGCAGCCTGCGCCTCCCCCTGGCCCGCGTCCTGGGCGAGCGGGGGCGCTGGCTCGCGCACCACGCGGACATCCCCGCCCTGGCCCACGCCGACGCACCCGACGAACCCATCTGGGCCGCCATGAGCGACACCGACCGCGACACCCTGCACCGCGTCCTGCGAGCCCTCAACCCCGACGCCGCCCGCCACCTGCTGCGCGCGCACTTCGACACGGAACGCGCCGCCAGTCGCAAACGCCTCCTGAGCGCCGTGCTGGACACCCTGAGTCACGACGACCACACCCTGGAACCCCTGCTGGAGGGTGCCCTGGACGACCGCAGTCCCGACGTGCAGACCCTCGCCCGGCAGACCCTCCAGCGGCTCCCGCACAGCACCCTGAACGCCCGCCTGGCCGAGGCGCTGCACGACCCCAACGTTATCCCCGGTCCACGCGACGGACTCCGAAACGGTGCGGGCCGACTCGAACGACTCAGCCACGTCCTGCGGCACGCCCACCCCGCCGCGCTGCTGCACGCCACGCCCGGCGGACCAACGGCCCTGATCACCCTGGCCCGCGACTACCACCTCCTCGACGACCTCATCGCTGGTACCCTCACGCACCGGCACCAGCCCCTCGCGCAGGCCCTCCTCGCGCACGCGCCCACCCCGGCCCTGCGCGCCCTCAGCGACCCGGCCCGCACCCTCCAGAGCGGCCTGCACGACCGCGACCCCGACCTCATCCTCGCCGCCCTCGCGCACCACCCCACCCCCTTGACGCCCGACGACAGCCACGCCATCCTCACCCTCCTCCAGGACACCCTCCGGCACATCGACCACCCCTACCAGTGGCCGCAACGCTGGCGCACCCTGCACGACCACGCCCACCACCTCCACCCGACACCACGCCCCCCGCACCCCTGCCACCCGACGCCCCCCACCACGCCCAGAGTGTCTGGCACGACCTGA
- a CDS encoding SWIM zinc finger family protein gives MTPTHDPILTLAPDAGSVASARKLAVPGKWPDLHAGPTHLWGHCQGSGTQPYLTGVDRSGPDAPAFKCSCPSRKFPCKHALALLLLHEAHPQHFGTDPAPDPIRKWLDGRAAKHAPSDSSPADTDPAGETRSGPDPAAQAKRRAAREKKVSLGLDALQTFLKDLVRDGIAQAAARPYSDWDTQAARLVDAQAPGAARLVRMIPEVLPHPDRLLAHLACLHLLTEAWPRRDTLSAAQQADLRAALGFPLDKAATVAAGGTDTRWLVLGHTVSDEEHVRTRRTWLHEGGTTALLLDFAAPGWPLPPALPAGGSVRARLSPAPGTVPQRHVLDGEATRSAPAPLPAPVTLEGLLDAHGAALALNPWLERTAHHLGPVTVHPPAREGDPWRAGDARGSLPLGGSDTARLTLLALGGGHPQTFTAEWDGQSLTPLCAGQDGTLHPLDEPEDEYAF, from the coding sequence ATGACGCCCACCCACGACCCCATCCTGACCCTGGCCCCCGACGCGGGCAGCGTCGCCAGCGCCCGCAAACTTGCGGTCCCCGGCAAGTGGCCCGACCTGCACGCCGGACCCACCCACCTGTGGGGCCACTGCCAGGGCAGCGGCACGCAGCCGTACCTGACCGGCGTGGACCGCAGCGGCCCCGACGCCCCGGCCTTCAAGTGCTCCTGCCCCAGCCGTAAGTTTCCCTGCAAGCACGCCCTGGCCCTGCTCCTCCTGCACGAAGCGCACCCGCAGCACTTCGGTACGGACCCCGCACCGGACCCCATCCGCAAGTGGCTGGACGGCCGCGCCGCGAAACACGCCCCGTCCGACTCCAGCCCAGCCGACACCGACCCGGCAGGGGAGACCCGCAGCGGCCCCGACCCCGCCGCGCAGGCCAAACGCCGCGCCGCCCGCGAGAAGAAAGTCAGCCTGGGCCTAGACGCCCTGCAGACCTTCCTGAAGGACCTCGTCCGGGACGGAATCGCGCAGGCCGCCGCGCGTCCCTACAGCGACTGGGACACCCAGGCCGCCCGACTCGTGGACGCCCAGGCGCCCGGCGCCGCGCGACTGGTCCGGATGATCCCCGAAGTTCTGCCCCACCCGGACCGGCTGCTGGCCCACCTGGCCTGCCTGCACCTGCTGACCGAGGCGTGGCCCCGCCGCGACACCCTGAGCGCCGCGCAGCAGGCCGACCTGCGCGCCGCGCTGGGCTTCCCGCTCGACAAGGCCGCCACGGTCGCCGCCGGGGGCACCGACACCCGCTGGCTGGTCCTGGGCCACACCGTCAGCGACGAGGAGCACGTCCGCACCCGCCGCACCTGGCTGCACGAAGGCGGCACCACCGCGCTGCTGCTGGATTTCGCCGCGCCCGGCTGGCCCCTCCCGCCCGCCCTGCCCGCCGGAGGCAGCGTCCGCGCCCGCCTGAGCCCCGCCCCCGGCACGGTCCCCCAGCGGCACGTCCTGGACGGCGAGGCCACCCGCAGCGCCCCCGCCCCCCTGCCCGCACCCGTCACGCTGGAGGGGCTGCTCGACGCGCACGGCGCCGCCCTGGCCCTGAACCCCTGGCTGGAGCGCACCGCGCACCACCTCGGCCCGGTCACGGTCCACCCGCCCGCGCGCGAAGGCGACCCCTGGCGGGCCGGGGACGCACGCGGCAGCCTCCCGCTGGGCGGGAGCGACACGGCCCGCCTCACCCTGCTGGCCCTGGGCGGCGGGCACCCGCAGACGTTCACCGCCGAATGGGACGGGCAGAGCCTCACCCCCCTGTGCGCCGGGCAGGACGGCACCCTGCACCCCCTGGATGAGCCGGAGGACGAGTATGCCTTCTGA
- a CDS encoding adenylate kinase, which yields MTQPKHNVVIFLGPPGAGKGTQAERLAQDKDLVKISTGDILRDHVARDTELGQQVKPILDAGQLVPDGILIALIRDKLASMDAVRVIFDGFPRTTAQAKELDVLLEELGAPVSAVPLLEVPDQVLIDRIVDRGRQAAARGEAVRSDDTEEVARKRQEIYREQTQPLIDYYSARGQLTRVDGVGSMDEVYGRILGSMK from the coding sequence GTGACTCAACCCAAACACAACGTCGTCATCTTCCTCGGGCCTCCCGGCGCGGGCAAGGGCACCCAGGCGGAACGACTGGCGCAGGACAAGGACCTCGTCAAGATCAGCACCGGCGACATCCTGCGCGACCACGTGGCGCGCGACACCGAACTGGGCCAGCAGGTCAAACCCATCCTGGACGCCGGGCAGCTGGTGCCGGACGGCATCCTGATCGCGCTGATCCGCGACAAGCTGGCGAGCATGGACGCCGTGCGCGTCATCTTCGACGGTTTTCCCCGCACGACCGCGCAGGCGAAGGAACTGGACGTGCTGCTGGAGGAACTCGGCGCGCCCGTCAGTGCCGTGCCGCTGCTGGAGGTGCCGGATCAGGTGCTGATCGACCGGATCGTGGACCGGGGCCGTCAGGCCGCCGCGCGCGGCGAGGCGGTGCGCAGCGACGACACCGAGGAAGTCGCCCGCAAGCGTCAGGAGATCTACCGCGAGCAGACCCAGCCGCTGATCGACTACTACAGCGCGCGCGGCCAGCTGACCCGCGTGGACGGCGTGGGCAGCATGGATGAGGTCTACGGCCGCATCCTGGGCAGCATGAAGTAA